The Streptomyces sp. NBC_01275 genome has a segment encoding these proteins:
- a CDS encoding TetR/AcrR family transcriptional regulator, protein MPATPRRTRSDALQNRERLLEVAAQAFAEQGLDTAPAAIAKQAGVGVGTLYRHFPTREVLIDAAYRRQLTQVCEKVNDLLSQHPAAEATRMWMEHFIHYATAKSGMSEALNAVIASGIDPYSDSRALLTDAVATLLTAGASDGSLRTDVAPDNVLLLMGGIAYSVQHGTKEQARPLVDLFMDALTKDSTAS, encoded by the coding sequence ATGCCCGCCACGCCCCGCCGCACCAGGAGTGACGCGCTGCAGAACCGGGAGCGCCTGCTGGAGGTCGCCGCGCAGGCCTTCGCCGAGCAGGGGCTGGACACCGCGCCCGCCGCCATCGCCAAGCAGGCGGGCGTCGGTGTCGGCACGCTCTACCGGCACTTCCCGACTCGGGAAGTCCTCATCGACGCCGCCTACCGACGCCAACTCACCCAGGTGTGCGAGAAGGTGAACGACCTTCTCAGCCAGCACCCGGCCGCCGAGGCCACCCGGATGTGGATGGAACACTTCATCCACTACGCCACGGCAAAGAGCGGAATGTCCGAAGCCCTCAACGCGGTCATCGCCTCCGGCATCGATCCATACTCCGACAGCCGCGCACTCCTCACCGACGCCGTCGCCACCCTCCTCACGGCCGGCGCCTCAGACGGAAGCCTGCGAACGGACGTCGCCCCGGACAATGTCCTGCTCCTCATGGGCGGCATCGCCTACTCCGTGCAGCACGGCACCAAAGAGCAAGCCCGTCCGCTCGTCGACCTCTTCATGGACGCGCTGACCAAGGACTCGACCGCGAGCTGA
- a CDS encoding SDR family oxidoreductase, giving the protein MPAPSGKASRHWFVTGASGGLGRHLTEHALRTGDRVTATVRRPAALEDLRETYGDRLTVEILDLTRPADVDEVVGRTLRSGPVDIVVNNAGYAVVGAAEEMTVEQIRDQIEVLLLAPMVITRAFLQPMREQGGGRIIQISSVGGQVGIPTHSSYHAGKWGLEGFTESVSREVCDFNIHLTLVEPGATRTGFASALQYTTETTVYRDNAVGQTRHYLETADESVFTGDPAKLAAAIYDTTRHPSPPLRLTLGSDTYSAIHAALTERLTALETQKDLAESVAFTH; this is encoded by the coding sequence ATGCCCGCTCCCTCCGGCAAGGCCTCACGTCACTGGTTCGTCACCGGAGCCTCCGGTGGGCTGGGCCGCCATCTCACCGAGCACGCCCTCCGCACCGGCGACCGCGTTACGGCGACGGTCCGCCGCCCGGCGGCTCTGGAAGACCTGCGCGAGACGTACGGCGACCGGCTGACCGTCGAGATCCTCGACCTCACGCGGCCGGCCGACGTGGACGAGGTGGTCGGCAGGACTCTCCGGTCCGGGCCGGTGGACATTGTGGTCAACAATGCCGGATACGCGGTTGTGGGCGCCGCCGAGGAAATGACCGTCGAGCAGATTCGCGACCAGATCGAGGTCCTCCTGCTCGCGCCGATGGTGATCACCCGTGCTTTCCTGCAGCCGATGCGTGAGCAGGGCGGTGGCCGGATCATCCAGATCTCCAGCGTGGGCGGCCAGGTCGGCATCCCCACTCACAGCTCCTATCACGCGGGCAAGTGGGGGCTGGAGGGCTTCACCGAGAGCGTCAGCCGCGAGGTCTGCGACTTCAACATTCACCTCACTCTGGTCGAGCCCGGCGCCACCCGCACGGGCTTCGCTTCGGCGCTGCAATACACCACCGAAACGACCGTCTACCGCGACAATGCCGTCGGTCAGACCCGGCACTACCTGGAAACCGCAGACGAGAGCGTCTTCACCGGCGACCCGGCCAAACTCGCCGCCGCCATCTACGACACCACCCGCCACCCGAGCCCGCCGCTGCGCCTGACTCTCGGCTCCGACACCTATAGCGCAATCCACGCGGCACTCACCGAACGTCTCACCGCGCTCGAGACCCAGAAGGATCTCGCTGAATCTGTCGCCTTCACCCACTGA